The nucleotide window TTGCAGCCAGCGGCGTCTTCGGTCCCCAGGACGGTTGCCTGGAGAGGACACGCCGGACGCCGGCGTCACGTGACCTCTACCGGGCAGCCTCGTTCCCAGGAATTCAAGCTCAGGGGGGAGAAGCGCAGTTCCACTGACATCTAGAGTGTATTTGTcggattaaaaaataataataattaaaaaaaaaaaaaacaaaactccccccgccccccccccccccccacttaagtCCCGAAGGTTAAATGGCCGGGCAATCTGACTCCAGTGGAATCAAAGTCCAGGAAGGTCTATACGGTGGCCGGTTAGAGGCAAAAACGGACAGTTCATTACCGGAGGAGGAAACTAACATGAGGGGACGTGACTCTTCCAGATGCCTGCCCGCCCACAAGTCCCGCTAGCTCAGGGTCACCTCTGCCGCGCTGTGGGTCGAAACCGGCACGCCTCCCCCGACGCGGAGAAGGCTGGCGCCGGCGTGCGGCGTAAGGTAAAGGTCCGCCCCCTCGCTATTGCGGCTGCGCGGGGACCTGGAGCCGGGCTGGGGCGCGGCGCCGGTGGCGGTAGAGTGTGCGCCAGTGTGGGGCGCGCCCAGGGACTGATGGCGGAAGTGGACCTGGTCGCCGAGTTCCCCAAGCCTGCGGGAGCTGCGCGCTACGCCGAGGTTATGGCTCGCTTCGCCGCCAGGCTGGGCGCGCAGGGCCGGCGGGTGGTGTTGATCACGTCCGGCGGCACCAAGGTCCCCCTGGAAGCCCGACCAGTGCGCTTCCTGGACAACTTCAGCAGCGGGCGGCGCGGTGCCACCTCGGCCGAGGCCTTCCTGGCCGCGGGCTACGGGGTCCTGTTCCTGTACCGCGCTCGCTCCGCCTTCCCTTTTGCCCACCGCTTCCCGCCCCAGACCTGGTTGTCGGCGTTGCGGCCCAGCGGCTCAACCCCTTCGGGCTTGCTGAGCCTGGAGGCCGAGGAGAATGCACTTCCGGGCTTCGCGGCCGCTCTGCAGAGCTACCAGGAGGCTGCGGCTGCCGGCACCTTCCTTGCCGTGGAGTTCTCCACTTTGGCGGACTATTTGCATCTGCTGCAGGCTGCGGCCCAGGCGCTCAATCCGCTGGGTGCGTGCCCTAGGAGTCCAAGGTTTCCTGCAGGCAGAGCCTTTCTCCCCCAGACACTTTTCCCCTCACCTTTTCATTATCCGCGGTCTCACAGCCAAGGGAGCCTGAGTTGAAAAGGACCCGATCCCATATCCCACTCCGATTTATTACACCCTGTGCTTCTCTCTGCAGGCTCTTCTGCGATGTTTTACCTGGCTGCGGCCGTGTCAGATTTCTATGTTCCTGTCTCAGAAATGCCTGAACACAAGATCCAGTCATCTGGGGGCCCACTGCAGGTGACAGGCGCTTCTCTTCCAGAGATCTGATCCCCCTATAATCAATCTTGGGTTAATTCCCTCTTGATCTGGAGATGGCCTTTCTGCATTCCgtatgtgctaggcactagggatacagagatgaataagacacCGCCCTCCCTCAAGAACCTCACACTCTAGTGAGGGAGCTGGACACAGACATAATTACAGTACAGAGTGATAAATGCTCTAGTAGAGGTACGTACAAAGTGAAGTCAGAGCATGGGGTGAGTGAATCTTGGggaagtcaaggaaggcttcctggaggagatgacATAACTGGGTTTTAAAAGATGAGTAGAGAGTATACCAGACAAAGTAGGGAAGGTCATTACAGATTGAGTACAGATTGAAGTTTGGAAATGAGCAGTGTGCGGTGAACTGAAATTCTTTGGTAAGGCTGGAGAGCAGGGAGagtggggagctgggcagggggtggggagactgaAGAGAGCTTACTTGGCAGAAGATTTTGTATTCCCTCTTAAGGAACTTTATCCTGTGGAGCTAAGGCAAACAAGTAGGAGAATGAGACAAAAATTCTTGTTTGAAAAGAACATTCTGGCATCAATAGGAAAGGTAAATTAGAGAGAGAACGGTGGGTGTAAGATAACCATGGTGGCTGTAGTTTGAGGAAGGGGTATGGGGTGGCTAGTGGTGTGGTTCAGATGTTGAGATGATCTGGCTTCTTGGAACCTGAGAGAATTCTTAATCATTTATGATACAAGCAGAATTTAAAAGGAGAAACTCTGCCTGTGGGGCATTTGctgttcatttgttcaacaaataatttattgAGTACCCTCTATATGCCAAATACTATGGCAGGACTTGGAGATAAAGCAGTGTAAAGAAATACACTGTGCCCGTGTTGCTTCTCCTTTGCCGAGGAGACCATAAATAAGCCAAATGCATACTATGTTAGATAGTGGAAAATGCTAAGCAGAAAAATTAAGTGGGGAATGTATGTATAATCCCTATGCTAACTTTCTGAGGGGGAAATCCTGATAATTATCGTAGTAAattcacacttttaaaaatctgggaGCTTTGGTGTATCCTGTATTTTTTGGTTCTTCCTTGAAAATACACAAACCGACTCAACATTCTTAGAAGGGATCAAGAATGGCATAGTGGGAGTTTtgatcaaatgaaaataaaaatcagttctgTTTCTTCACCGCTAAGATGTGTTACGAGTGACAGTGTTTAAGTGGAGTCAAATAGCCATTCTACCGGTGCAAGAAATATTTTAGGCAGAGGTTTAAAAACCCAACTTTAATTAAATTTCTGCCAAAGTTACATTTGGGTTATAGATTTGCATGAACAGAttatttgcatttgtttatttgagtgTTTGCTAAAATGAGGGGaatgttgaataaaatataatgctCTTTTTCTAGAGCTCTGTTAATGGTAATGAGGGTGGTAGGGCAAGGTTAATTCATGGCTTGTCCCAGGATTTGTATAAAGCCTTGGAATTAGGTATCTTTATGAACCCTCTAGAACCAAGGCTTTTAAGCCAAGCATGTATAAATGCTTTGAAAAGTTTGACAATGAGAAATACCGCTTAAACTGACTTAGCCAAAAATCTGAGTCCTTGCTTCCTTAGTTTCCCATGAGATTGACCTGGTAGATACTGAGCTTTGTTTGCttattaagcttttctttttccaatacaGATAACAATGAAGATGGTGCCAAAAATGCTTTCTCCTTTGGTTAAAGACTGGGCTCCCAAAGcatttataatttcctttaagTTGGAGACTGACCCTTCCATCATACTTGATCGTGCACGGAATGCTTTGGAAGTTTATCGACATCAAGTGGTGATAGCTAATAGCATTGAGTCACGACGGTCCTTTGTGGTTATTCTAACCAAAGACTCAGAAACCAAGATATTGCTATCAGAGGAAGAAGTAGAGAAAGGTGTAGATATAGAAGACAAGATAGTGGATGATCTTCAGTCTCGACACACGGCTTTTATACATGACAAAAACTGAAGTGAAAAGCCTTTGTAGGATCAAAACTTGTTCAGCGGATCAGGGCTCTTACAAGTGGTGAAAATAAACCCTTTGCTttcataaagacagagaaaatgaagggagaaagCAGTGAGTGGTATGCAGGTGAATATagtttggtatttgtcttttaaagGTCATTTCATactccataaaaatgaaaacaagagcaAAGCAGTTACGACCAAACCACCTGACACACTCACCTGATTATCATCTGGATTTTGAAAATGAACACAAACTGTTGCTCACCTTTAGAAAAAGAGCTCATTGGGAATTATATGCCTCAGCATATACATGTGAGGCCTGAATATCAACCTTCTTCATACTATGAGAAGGATTAGGGATGCATGAATGGCCATGCCTTGAAGATCAAATATTTCTTGATGCCTACTATGTGGTAGGTCCTGAggattatgaagattaaaaagatgaataaatatgtCTCTGTTTGGGAAATGGATGTATGAATAATAAAGTGCAATAAAGTATGTGCCCAAAAGCCAACACAATGGAAATGTTGTTTTTATCAAAGATGGGAGTAGGAGAGAAGGACACTTCCCTTGGGATAGATTCCCTGTAGAATGATGTGCTTCCCCCTACATTTactttttgctcctttttctaGATTGACTCTATTTGAGATAACAGTttgcctttcaaatattttagaacTGCTCTTAGGGGAAATTTAACTTTGGCTTCTACCCCGGGGCCAGGCAGGGACCTATTAGTGACTTCTGCCTTGAGGGAAGCTTTACAATGTGGTAAGGAgtatgggctttggagtcagccTAAGTTTGATGGTTCCAGCTGTGTCACCTGTGACCTTTGTAAGCTTACACCCTTAACTTACTCTCAGGCTCCTCATTTATAAACCAGAGATAATAAATCTCTCTGCTAAGGAATGCCCTTTGTGGCGAGGATTAGATAAAACAGCGAAGATAAAGCATTAGTCTGGTGCCTGGCATGTAGGTTTTTCACCTGCGCTTAAATTTTCTGGTGTATTTTCTGGCGGTGGCAGTATTATTCTGGTGCCTCGCTTGGTCCCTGAATTCTTAAGATTTCAAAGCAACTTTCACTGTTCTGCGCTTTGGGTTGGGAATGCACAAGAAGTGTGGTTCAGAAAAATCCCCTAATGATCTGTAGGATGATCCAGAGTGCATATTGAAAAACTACCATTAATAAGTAGATAGAAATAGGAGTTATacatatttgatttaaaatgcTGTTAGTGGAGCACCTGGtcgctcagtaggttaagcatctacctcttggttttcggctcaggtcatgatctcgcagtttcgtgagttcaagcctggaattgggttctgcactggcagcacagagcctgcttgggattccctgtctgtgtctctctccctgtcccccactcgCGCTGACTCTCaaacttttaacaaaataaaatataattagtgCTATTTCATGGAGTTGGGAAGGGTACCCCCTTGTGTCTAATGACAGGCACAATTTTAGTTGAAAAGACTTGAGTAGAGGTGCCGAAATGCATTGAAATAAATCAGTAAGTCAGGAGATGTGACTCTTTGAGCAGAGGAAAAATAACTGCAGCAATCAGGACTATTCTGTAAGCAGCAGTTTCattgaacaaaatttttaaattaacttaaggTCCAATTAGCAAAACCTCAAAGACAACAAGCTCTGTCAGCAGTGGCTGCAGTACTGAAGGGATAGGAAGAAAAGATTGATTTTCTTCCCTACATCTATAGGTTTATGTGAATGATGACTGTCATTATGATGTTGGAATGTCCAATAAGAGCAAATGGAGTGAAAACTAGAAGAGatcttaatgtttgtttctgcCGTAATTATTACTTCCCTGGAGAACCATTTCCTATCCTGTTTTGTTATGCTTAAATAAACGCCACTTCCCTACATGCAATTATTTAAAGTGTTTCCCAattcagtttaattttcatttggagCACTTAAACAGTATTCACACATGTTAATATTCCaagagattttttgtttgtttctttaacagCAAATAGGAGTGtgcaaggaaagaaataatgaaaaggaaCATGAGTCAATGAGAGCAAATGAGAAGGCACTTGATCTAGATTGGATGCCCAAGGATTGTTTGGAGGAAGTGACACTTGAACTGATAAGTAGGAGTTAAGTGGGCCGGAAGTGATGGTGGTGAGCATTTTAGATCAGAGTAAAAACACTTGCAGGGCTCTTGCACGAGGAAATGGTTGAAGCACTTACAGAAAGTAAGGGATAAGATCTGTCCAGACAACTGGCCAAGCTTTGGAAAGGATCCTATGTGGAACTAGAATAAGACTGAAATGTACCTGTGTGGGATATCAGCAAAGCAAGGGCCCCCAAAACAGGAGTCAAATCAAGCTTTGAAGAACTAGAATCTTGCAATAAGAGCATTTAAATGAAGATGATATAAAACAAGCCTCTGTCAAATTGTcacttagggggcgcctgggtggctcagtcggttgagcgtccgacttcggccaggtcacgatctcacggtccatgagttcgagccccgcgtcaggctctgggctgatggctcggagcctggagcctgtttccgattctgtgtctccctctctctctgcccctcccctgttcatgctctgtctctctctgtcccaaaaataaataaatgttgaaaaaatatatatatttatttattaaaaaaaattgtcacgtAGAAATTATTTTGCATGACAtaggtggaggaaggaagggttcATCTAAACTGAATTTTCAGTGCTTGggacttctccttcccctcctcctcctcttcttcctccccccccccccccccttcttcttctcctccttcttctttagtGCTTAGAACTTCTAAAGAGCTCTGTCTCAGGGACAATTCTATTCAAGTCCGGTTTATTCATGTTGTACAGTAATAAAGACGGGTCCAAAAATGTGATTTGTCTTAGGCGCCCAGGTAGTGACGGATCTAGGCTTAAAACTCAGAACTCCTGACCCTCTCCCTTTTAAGAATGAAGttacttctagaaaaaaataaaaccattaggCCCGGTCTTTAGATAAGGCCAGGCGGGAAGCTATTTGATAGTTATAAATGCCCGCTAACAAAATGTATCCCCGAAGTAGCAAGCGTGCGCCCGGTTGTGACCATGGTTACTGCAAAGCCAACGGAATGAGCCGTACCTTCAATCCTGCCAAAAAACCCCGCCCCACGACCCAAAAGCCAATGGTTGTGCACTGTCTCCACAGGAAGAGCAGCCCCTGAGCCAATGGTGCGCGTCGTTTCTATGGTTCCCGCCGGAAGGATGCCTTGGCGTCCCTGCGGCCAGCGCGGTTGCTATGACGCTCTGGCCTGAGAAGGCACCTGCAGCTGGCCGCGGAGCAGCGGTGGAGGAGCCGTGCGACTCGGGACTCTCCAAAAGACAATTTCCGACCTGGTTCCTGAGGTTCCCCCTGTTCCCGCTTCAGCCCCGAGGAGGAAAGCGCCTACTCCCCGTCCCTTTTCAGCATTCTACGTCTTTCCCGCTCGTCTCCCCAGTATGGCCTGAAACAGGAGAGCCTGTCGTAGCTCTGCCTTTGTAGTCGCGGGCTGGAGTGAAACCGCCTGAAGAAGGGCTCGCCCGTCTCCTGGGACCCAGCCGCCCCAGGCCTTTAGGTTTAGGCTGCCTGTCTTGCTGAGAGAGAGCTTGGAACCCCGTCAGTCAGCTAGGCGGGCGTTCCTTTTCCCACCGCCCAGGCGAAGACTCGGCCCTGCACCGCCAACCGCGCCTGAAGGTCCCGGCCCGGACGAAGTCCTCGGAGCCACGGCTTCCCCTGGTTGTAGGCTGTTTTCTGCCTTTTCGCCTTAGGTTCATCATGCGGAACCTTAATTCCCGATGAAGCTCTGGAGGCCTTTTGTATCTTCAGCATCAGACGTCATCAAGTCAGTTACTTTCTGCCTTTCCAGCTACAACCTCATCCATTTCTCTCATCACCCAGAGTGCCAGTTTTCTCATCCTGCTCATTCCACAGCCATTTTCACCCTTTCTTGTCCACGCTGCGCGTCACTGAATGTCCATTCGTCTCCACCATCTCTGCCATCTACAGACCACCTCCCTCTGCTTTCCTACTACAATGCTTTGGGTAGCTAAGTATTCCACATTCTCCAGCTCTGGGATCATTTGgaagattttctctgtttctctgcacTGTGGCAAGCTTCCTGTCTTGGGTAAACTAGAGACTAACATGGAGAAGCGCACACTGGTAAATACAAACAGTAAATTTCTACAAGCCTAGTGTGTTTTGAAAATGGAGGGGAAAACAACCAAAATGCATTTTTAGGCCGGTCCCAGGCttatataaagaaagaagatTGTTCCTGGCTCAAGTGAATACTATGTTAGGTATACACGATGCTTTCGTGCATGTGAAAAGATCATTCAGGATGATCATGTAACAGTATTTCAACTTTCATGAGCCCATATGAATTCAATGCCTTGATACGATAGAATTTTCTGGAGAGGAGATGCTTGAAACAGCATCTCTTGTGCCTTCTCTTCATGTCAGTTTCTTAACTAGAAGGCGTTCTTTGCTATGTGAGCCAAGAAACAGAAATGACGAGGAGtggttgaaaataaatatttttggcaaaGGAGCACTCTTAGTGGTCCTTAAAAGACTGGAACATAGGACCTTAAAAATAGAGTGAGTTTCATTTAGAGCCAGTGCAATTTCCTTTTAGTtggaaaactttatttaaattgtcTTAAAGTATGTGTTCCTTGTTGAGTCTGACTATTTCTGTCTCAGTATTTGGATTTAAATGTAAACCATTCTGAATATATGCAAAGTTACACTTTGAGAGGGTATTTTGGGAGCCAGAAtgatttggatatttttatttctcaggtcAATTATGACACTTATTTATGATATCTCATACTTACAGCCAGGTCAA belongs to Felis catus isolate Fca126 chromosome C1, F.catus_Fca126_mat1.0, whole genome shotgun sequence and includes:
- the PPCS gene encoding phosphopantothenate--cysteine ligase isoform X2; its protein translation is MHFRASRPLCRATRRLRLPAPSLPWSSPLWRTICICCRLRPRRSIRWITMKMVPKMLSPLVKDWAPKAFIISFKLETDPSIILDRARNALEVYRHQVVIANSIESRRSFVVILTKDSETKILLSEEEVEKGVDIEDKIVDDLQSRHTAFIHDKN
- the PPCS gene encoding phosphopantothenate--cysteine ligase isoform X4; its protein translation is MRQKFLFEKNILASIGKITMKMVPKMLSPLVKDWAPKAFIISFKLETDPSIILDRARNALEVYRHQVVIANSIESRRSFVVILTKDSETKILLSEEEVEKGVDIEDKIVDDLQSRHTAFIHDKN
- the PPCS gene encoding phosphopantothenate--cysteine ligase isoform X5, encoding MKMVPKMLSPLVKDWAPKAFIISFKLETDPSIILDRARNALEVYRHQVVIANSIESRRSFVVILTKDSETKILLSEEEVEKGVDIEDKIVDDLQSRHTAFIHDKN
- the PPCS gene encoding phosphopantothenate--cysteine ligase isoform X1; translation: MAEVDLVAEFPKPAGAARYAEVMARFAARLGAQGRRVVLITSGGTKVPLEARPVRFLDNFSSGRRGATSAEAFLAAGYGVLFLYRARSAFPFAHRFPPQTWLSALRPSGSTPSGLLSLEAEENALPGFAAALQSYQEAAAAGTFLAVEFSTLADYLHLLQAAAQALNPLGSSAMFYLAAAVSDFYVPVSEMPEHKIQSSGGPLQITMKMVPKMLSPLVKDWAPKAFIISFKLETDPSIILDRARNALEVYRHQVVIANSIESRRSFVVILTKDSETKILLSEEEVEKGVDIEDKIVDDLQSRHTAFIHDKN
- the PPCS gene encoding phosphopantothenate--cysteine ligase isoform X3, which translates into the protein MFYLAAAVSDFYVPVSEMPEHKIQSSGGPLQITMKMVPKMLSPLVKDWAPKAFIISFKLETDPSIILDRARNALEVYRHQVVIANSIESRRSFVVILTKDSETKILLSEEEVEKGVDIEDKIVDDLQSRHTAFIHDKN